In one window of Haloterrigena salifodinae DNA:
- a CDS encoding KH domain-containing protein → MQHVKIPQDRIGVLIGEGGETMREIEAEAEVRLDIDSENGSVAVETVGDPVRGLKGPEIVRAVGRGFAPDAALRLLEDDMMLFDVVDIDAAARNKNDMKRKKGRLIGEGGRTRELMEELTGADVVIYGSTLGIIGTPEQVDVVRSAAEMLLDGAPHGAVYSFLEEKHNEMKHQGMEYHRFPGGQS, encoded by the coding sequence ATGCAACACGTGAAGATTCCGCAGGACCGCATCGGCGTCCTCATCGGCGAGGGCGGCGAGACGATGCGCGAGATCGAAGCGGAAGCGGAAGTGCGACTCGACATCGATTCGGAGAACGGCTCCGTCGCCGTCGAGACCGTCGGCGATCCCGTCCGCGGGCTCAAGGGCCCCGAGATCGTCCGCGCCGTCGGCCGCGGCTTCGCGCCCGACGCGGCGCTGCGCCTGCTCGAGGACGACATGATGCTGTTTGACGTCGTCGACATCGACGCCGCCGCCCGCAACAAGAACGACATGAAACGCAAGAAGGGCCGACTCATCGGTGAAGGCGGTCGGACCCGCGAACTCATGGAGGAACTCACCGGCGCCGACGTCGTCATCTACGGCTCGACGCTCGGCATCATTGGGACGCCCGAACAGGTCGACGTCGTCCGCAGCGCCGCCGAGATGCTCCTTGACGGCGCGCCCCACGGCGCGGTGTACTCCTTCCTCGAAGAGAAACACAACGAGATGAAACACCAGGGGATGGAGTACCACCGGTTCCCGGGCGGCCAGTCCTAA